The window TAGGACCACAGGATTAATGAAAGTTGCTATTATACATGATTGGCTTACGGGTATGCGCGGTGGAGAAGTTGTTCTTGATAGTATGTTAAAGGCCTATCCTGAAGCTGATTTGTTTAGTTTGTTTTATCAAAAAGGAAAACTCAACGCACGGATAGAAGATCGAAAGATCACAACCGCGTTTACTAACAACCTCCCATTCAAAAAAAAATACTATCGGTATTATCTGCCGTTATTTCCCACAGCCATCGAATCACTTGATTTAAAAGGATACGATGTGGTGATCAGTTCTTCTCACTGTGTTGCCAAAGGGGTGATCCCACACCCGGACACGTTTCATTTGAGTTATGTACATAGCCCAATGCGTTATGTTTGGGATATGTATTATGATTATTTTCCAGCAAGGAAAGGGTTTAAATTTTTTCTTTTACAATCCATTGCTAATTATCTCCGAACTTGGGATGCAGCATCTGCCAATCGTGTTGATTTTTTTACATGTAACTCGCATTTTGTGGGACGAAGGATTCAAAAATACTACCGTCGCGATTATAAGATCATTTACCCACCTTGTTTGCCACAAGACTTTCGTGTGCATGACAATTCCAAAGATGATTATTATCTCATGGTCTCTGCCTTTGCTCCTTATAAAAAAATTGACCTTGCGATTGAAGCGTTTCGGGAAAATGGAAAACCACTCATTCTTGTGGGTGGTGGCCAAGAAGAAGGAAAACTAGTGAAAAATCTCCCAAAAAACATCCTATGGAAAAAAGGTCTACCACGCCCAGAAGTGATCGAACTCTACAAAAAGGCTCGTGGTTTCATCTTTCCGGGGATGGAAGACTTCGGGATCACCCCCGTGGAATCGCAGGCCTATGCCACACCCGTCATTGCCTATGGGAAAGGTGGGGCCTTGGAATCGGTCAAAGAGGGGAAAACTGGTGTGTTTTTCCAAGAACAGACAGTTAAATCCTTAAATGAGGCCATCAAACGTGCCGAAAAAACCCAATTCAAACGTTGGGATTTCCAAAATTCCATCAATCGATTCACGGAAGAAAAATTCGTAAGCGAAATTCGAAAGGTAGTCGATAGACATAAATAGAAATCTCTGAAGGGGGATCTCTTGGTCATTTTACATCGACTCAAAGGTGCGGAATTTGTTCTCAATGCAGATTTAATTGAGACCATTGAAGCAAATCCAGATACGATCATCACTCTTGTGAATGAAAAGAAATTCATTGTACTAGAGTCCGTGGCGGAAGTTGTGGAAAAGGTGGTGTCCTACCAAACTAGGATCCACAATCTCCCCCAAGTCAAAGAGAAGACCGAGGAAACGTAAAAAATGGATATAGCTACAGTCATTGGTTTGGCCTTAGGTTTGGCCTTGATGTTACTTGGGGTTGTCTCGGGGGGTCTTTCCCTTACCGACTTAATTGACATTCCCTCAGTCATGATTACATTTGGTGGTGCCGCAGCGGCGACCATCATTTCATTCCCATGGACATCGACCATCGGTGTGGGAGCTGTCACCAAAAAAGCCTTCCAAAACCCTCCCTCAGATTTACCAGGACTCATTACGACACTTGTGAGTTTCTCTGAAAAGGCGCGTCGTGAAGGTTTACTTGCCTTAGAAGATGATATCAATGAACTTCCAGAAGAATTTTTAAAGAAGGGAATCCAACTCGTTGTGGATGGAACAGACCCTGAACTGGTTCGTAACATTATGGAAACCGAAATTGGAAACACGGCAGCCCGGCATGCTTATGGTCGTGGTTGGTGGGATGCTTACGCTGGTTTTGCGCCAGGGTTCGGGATGCTTGGGACCCTTGTGGGTCTTGTGGGGATGTTAAAGAACTTAGGTGGTGGGGATGCAAGTGCGATTGGACAAGGTATGGCGACGGCCCTCATTACCACATTGTACGGATCCCTCGCTCAGAACTTATTTGCAGCTCCCGTTGTAAGAAAACTGACACGCAGATCAGAAGATGAACTTGTGATCAAACAAGTCATGGTAGAAGGAACGTTATCCATCCAATCAGGGGACAACCCTCGGATTGTGAAAGAGAAGTTGGCGAGTTTCTTAACTCCTGCAGAACGAACTGCACTCAAAGACGACGGAGATTAAACATTAGTCATGGCGTCTAAAAAAGAAAAATGTCCTGAGTGTATCCAAAAAGTTCCCGAGTTCATGGCAACTTACGGGGACATGGTGACACTTCTCCTTTGTTTCTTCATTCTTTTGTATACTACAGGGAAAACAGATGCAAAGGAGATGCAAATCATCCTCTCGGCATTTAAATCGACCACTGGATTTTTTACAGGTGGGCAAACTCTTTCCAAAGGATCATTGGAAGAGATGGGAATGCAAATCGAATCTTTACCATCACAAGTGGTAGGACGAAACCTTTCCAAATCCAAAAAGGATGCACAAGAAGTTTTTAAACCGGAAGTGGAAGCAGGTAAGGTGCGCATCTCGGAAAACGAAAGAGGGCTTGTGATCTCTCTTGTTGGTGCTGATTATTTTTATCCAGGTTCCGCTATCCTAACGCCTGCGATCCGAGAAACTTTACGAAAAGCAGCAGGACTTATCAAAGGACTCGAACGATTTGTTCGTGTGGAAGGGCATAGTGATGATGATGCCGTGAATCCAGTGAGTCGTCCAGGTCGTGAAGAAAGGGAATATATCAATAACTGGGATTTGGCGGGTGCTAGGGCCGTGAATGCCACTGTATTTATGATCAATGCAGAAGAAATTGAACCAAGTTGGTTCCAAGCGGTTAGTTTTGGATCCTATAGACCTCTCGTATTAGAAAATGAAGGTACACCAGAAGCAAAGGCTTTTAACAGAAGAGTGGATATCATCATTTTAACAGAGAAGTCTACCAAACGAGGACCAGGAGAAAGTAAATACGGTCTCCCTGACACTCGTTTGCCGAACACAGAAACAAATGTAGAAGGAGAATTTTAACATGGGTGACCGTGAAGTAGATGAAGAAGAAGGTGGGTTAGCCGAAGGTAGTTCCGCCTCTGCCGGGATGTCCCCCATTGTAAAATGGTTATTGTACATCGCTGCTGCCATTTTTGGGATTATCATTGTAACCGTTATATCGATGTTTGTTGCTCAAAAGACGGCAACAAGTGTATTCAAACAACAAAAGAATATCTCTCTTGTGAAAGCTCCCCCTCCTTTGGAAGTTTACACATTCCAGGAAGAGTTTCGAGTGAATACTTCTGATGTAGGTGAGTCACATTTTGTGAAGTTAAAGATGTCTCTTGGATTTGAATCGGGCCAACCTGCACTATCTGCAGAACTTGCGGCACGTGTGGCTCAAATGCAAAACATCATTAACTTAGTGATAGCTCGAAAAACAAAAGATGATTTAAAATCCATCACCAACCAATTGGATTTACGTGAGGAAATCAAAGCCCACTTAAATCACATTTTGACGAATGGAAAAATCAAAGAGGTTTACTTTACCGAGTTCTTAGTAAACTAGGACCTATGTCCGACCAAATTCTCGGTGTGATCCCTGCACGCTTTGCGAGCACACGATTTCCTGGAAAACCACTGGCCCTCATTGGAACCAAACCAATGATCCAGTGGACCTACCACCACGCATCCCTTTCAAAGTCTTTCCACCGTTTGGTGGTCGCCACCGATGACAAACGAATCCATGATGTGGTATTGGGTTTTGGGGGTGAGTCTGTTCTCACAAGCCCCGATCATCCCACTGGTACCGACAGAATCATTGAAGTAGCAGAAACCTATCCCAATTACGGAATCATCGTGAATATCCAAGGGGATGAACCCGGAATGGAAGCTTCCTTAATTGATGGAGTGGTGGGTTTAAAAACCAAACACCGAAATTGGGAAATGACAACTGCCGCCGTGCCATTTACAAGTGCAGAAGATCCAAAAGACCCTAACAAAGTTAAGGTGGTTTTTGACAATAAAGGACGAGCCAATTATTTTTCTCGTTCACCGATCCCGGCCTCCTTTAAGGGAGAAGCGAAGTACCATCGTCATTTAGGCATTTATGCTTACGAACGTGACTTCTTAATGAATTATAACCAACTCCCTCCATCCGATTGGGAAACGGTAGAGTCTCTGGAACAACTGCGTGCCTTACAAAATGGATCAACCATTGGGGTGTATCTTTCTGACAAAGCCAATCTTGGTGTGGATTCGCCGGCTGACTTAGAAGTGGTGATTACAGAATTTAAAAAGAAAGGTTTACTTTAGATAGCAAATTCCATTCGATCATTGGATCGGAAATAAGTAGCAAAAAAATTAAGCTTTGATTTCTATCTCAATCGTTTCCCTTTTCCTTTACTTTTCCACGGCTAACAATTGTTGTGTTTGGTTCTTTGCTGGATCAGTGATCGGGTCCATTTTTATCAAAAGAGACAAGCCGGTAATCTGTTACCGGCTTGTTAGAATTAAGGTTCTAAAATGTTTTGTATTTTTATTTCAACTTTGTTTCAGATAGTTTGATTCTGTCTTAGTTTCGTCTGAATTAATTTGTAATGATTACACTTCTCTTTCATTATTTCTCATCCCTCGAGAAATGTAGTCGTATAAAAATTCACCTGTAATCACACCAGGAATGATCACTTTTTGAGCTCCATCCGCTACTAATTTTTTTGCTTCTCCAGGTTCATCGCTCGTCAAAATGATTTTGGCATTGGGTGCGAGTTTACTAAGAGTAGACAGCAAACGATTGTTATTTGTTCCTTTGAGAAAAGAATCAGAGATGGTACAAATCACCATGGATGCGTCATGTAATCCAATGTGGGATAGGGAATCAGGATGTGCCAAGTCCGCATAGGCCCACTGGAATCCTTTGTTTGTGAGTTCCTCTTTAAAGGCAGGATTGTAGTCAGCGATGATGATCCGTTTGATAAGAGATGGTGATAAGTCCTCCAAGTATTCCACAAAGGCACGAGCGATTCGGAAATAACCGAGAACAATGATGTCTCGCACCATCCCATCTCCACCATGCCCTCCATGACCACTTTGCCCAGATGGATCGGCCGATCCTGATTCCTCTGTTTGGTCAGTGATTCCTACTCTTGCTAACAAACGTTCTAAGGTAGCGGCAATGTTATGGTTGAACATGATGATGTAAGTTG of the Leptospira biflexa serovar Patoc strain 'Patoc 1 (Paris)' genome contains:
- a CDS encoding flagellar FlbD family protein yields the protein MVILHRLKGAEFVLNADLIETIEANPDTIITLVNEKKFIVLESVAEVVEKVVSYQTRIHNLPQVKEKTEET
- a CDS encoding flagellar basal body-associated FliL family protein, with the protein product MGDREVDEEEGGLAEGSSASAGMSPIVKWLLYIAAAIFGIIIVTVISMFVAQKTATSVFKQQKNISLVKAPPPLEVYTFQEEFRVNTSDVGESHFVKLKMSLGFESGQPALSAELAARVAQMQNIINLVIARKTKDDLKSITNQLDLREEIKAHLNHILTNGKIKEVYFTEFLVN
- the motB gene encoding flagellar motor protein MotB, which translates into the protein MASKKEKCPECIQKVPEFMATYGDMVTLLLCFFILLYTTGKTDAKEMQIILSAFKSTTGFFTGGQTLSKGSLEEMGMQIESLPSQVVGRNLSKSKKDAQEVFKPEVEAGKVRISENERGLVISLVGADYFYPGSAILTPAIRETLRKAAGLIKGLERFVRVEGHSDDDAVNPVSRPGREEREYINNWDLAGARAVNATVFMINAEEIEPSWFQAVSFGSYRPLVLENEGTPEAKAFNRRVDIIILTEKSTKRGPGESKYGLPDTRLPNTETNVEGEF
- a CDS encoding motility protein A yields the protein MDIATVIGLALGLALMLLGVVSGGLSLTDLIDIPSVMITFGGAAAATIISFPWTSTIGVGAVTKKAFQNPPSDLPGLITTLVSFSEKARREGLLALEDDINELPEEFLKKGIQLVVDGTDPELVRNIMETEIGNTAARHAYGRGWWDAYAGFAPGFGMLGTLVGLVGMLKNLGGGDASAIGQGMATALITTLYGSLAQNLFAAPVVRKLTRRSEDELVIKQVMVEGTLSIQSGDNPRIVKEKLASFLTPAERTALKDDGD
- a CDS encoding glycosyltransferase → MKVAIIHDWLTGMRGGEVVLDSMLKAYPEADLFSLFYQKGKLNARIEDRKITTAFTNNLPFKKKYYRYYLPLFPTAIESLDLKGYDVVISSSHCVAKGVIPHPDTFHLSYVHSPMRYVWDMYYDYFPARKGFKFFLLQSIANYLRTWDAASANRVDFFTCNSHFVGRRIQKYYRRDYKIIYPPCLPQDFRVHDNSKDDYYLMVSAFAPYKKIDLAIEAFRENGKPLILVGGGQEEGKLVKNLPKNILWKKGLPRPEVIELYKKARGFIFPGMEDFGITPVESQAYATPVIAYGKGGALESVKEGKTGVFFQEQTVKSLNEAIKRAEKTQFKRWDFQNSINRFTEEKFVSEIRKVVDRHK
- the kdsB gene encoding 3-deoxy-manno-octulosonate cytidylyltransferase; amino-acid sequence: MSDQILGVIPARFASTRFPGKPLALIGTKPMIQWTYHHASLSKSFHRLVVATDDKRIHDVVLGFGGESVLTSPDHPTGTDRIIEVAETYPNYGIIVNIQGDEPGMEASLIDGVVGLKTKHRNWEMTTAAVPFTSAEDPKDPNKVKVVFDNKGRANYFSRSPIPASFKGEAKYHRHLGIYAYERDFLMNYNQLPPSDWETVESLEQLRALQNGSTIGVYLSDKANLGVDSPADLEVVITEFKKKGLL